The DNA segment GGCCAAAGTTCCCCATCCACATCCAATTTCCAAAACCTCATGGTGCTTCTCTACTCTCGCCTGAAATTGTCTCTCTCTATGGTTATTACAGAACAGAGAAGTTCTTGTTCTAAAGCAAGAACATGTTCTTTTCTTACCTTATCAATTAGAAGAGATATTTTTCTCATCTGAGCAGCTTTcagatcctcatcatctgaCTGTAAACAAAAGGTTGAAGTCAGAATCATAAGTAAGGTAAGAGAAGTAAAAAAAGAGGGAGTTGTTTTCATGTTCACCTTGAATACTGCAGAGGAGTAAGTCATGGTATCATCCAAGAATAAACCGAAAAGCTCGTTGCTCTGTGAATTGATGAAGCAAAGAATATGATTATAGTTCAAAAGAGAAAGGAAACGTTCATCTAGGTTTTAAGAGAAGGGGAGATGTTCAGTAACATACAAGGTCATAGTGACGAGAAATGTTCCTGCGAGCTTGTGTTAAAGTGTTCTGTCTAGAGACATGCTTTAGAAAATACTTAGCAGATGCTACACCGGCAGTTAGAAACATTGGTGTCCACCATCCCCTGAAAGAACATCAAACCATACAAGTGAAAGTTTAGGAAATGATATTTTGAACAGAAGTTATATCTCACTTATGCAGAAAGCTATATAAGCTTATACCTCTTCTTAGCAAGATTTGACTTTGGTGAGGCAAGATCTCTGTTGGCAATGAGAATCTGTTCAAATATAACCAAGAAGATAAACATTAAAACTAGCACAAACGAaacaataatgaagaagaagaatagacTCAGTATCTATGTTTCTGCTAGTATGTATGTACCATCATGAAATTCAAAAGTCCTGAGTCTCTATCAACGAATGAAAAATCTCCATTGATATAAGCATCTGCAAGTCCCAAATCTGCTTGTGTCATAACCTGAgaataaagaataaaaaaaaaatcaggttcTTGAGCTATAGATAGACTAATCATAACTTTTTTCATACCTTCCAGTAAAACTGAGGACTGTGAATCTTGAGGACAGATTTCAAAGGACAAGTAGGATCTTTTCCCTCAAAGTTGAACATTgttcctccttcttctagtATCCTGTTCAGTTCATGGAGGTAAGTGTTAATGTAACAATTTGTGAAACATACTCTAATCTAAGTTGAGTAGAGATCAGGTGAGACTCACGTTACACAACCAGTTGATATGAACTGTCCCAAGAACCTAGTAACAAAAAGTCGTGCTCCTGTTTCGGTTAGAGAAGGAACCATATGTCTTGGATTGTTCAGAAGAGCTGCTTCTTTCCCTAGCAAACCTCGTGCAGCCGCCATACCAGCCTGAAAACACATATCAACAGAACTATGAGTTACAAATGCAATATCAAGAGAGAATGAACATTAAACTAAGTGGAATTAGATCATTGCCTTTAGTCCATCTTCATGGAAGCCGTAACCTTGATATGCACCACAAAACCAAATGTTACGTTTGCCTTGAATCTTGTGAAGCTCCTGTGAGGCTGTAAATGCTGCAACAGAAGGCACAGGATGGCCAGTGGTCCATTTGAGCAATGTTTTCTTTGGAGTCTGATCTGGGTTAAGTGTCACGAAGAACGGTTCACGGTCGTCCCCAAGGTTCTGCACCGTTACACATCATCAAGATTTAGCTTAAAAAGCTCATAGTTTTCTTGCAAAAGGTGGCGTTAATAAAGTATGCAGATTGTGGTTGTATACCTGAAGTATGTTGAGCCAGTATGTTACACATACTTTCTTTTCCGTGCTTCCCAAGAAATTCCACGCGCTCCATGCTGCTTGGTTCCGCGGCATCAAGTCAGTGTCATGATGAAGATATATATCACTGAAATCAAGGATGAAACCTTATGAATTACTTTAAACATTTTAGaccaaagaaatgaaaaaaagggTGTGAATTATAAACCTGTAAACGTATCGGAAAGCGCCAAGAACCCTAGTTTCATCAAATGTGACTTGCTCGCCAAGCAACCTCAGAGCATCTGGAGCGTGCATAGCCAGTATGCACTTATCAAATACTTCTTCAGACCCGTCTCCACTTGTTACAGTGACACGACCATCATCAGATGTCAAAACAGATTTTATGTCGCAGCTTGTTCTGATCTTGCATCCTAGTCGCTCCAATTCTGCCCTAACCTGATAAGCAAGTACCAAGTCAGACTCAAATGTATATGCACCTTACACTTAATACATCTAAAACACATCATAGGTTTAGTTTGGAACCTTTGCAACATAAGTCTGAGAACGTCCTGCCACAGTTAGCCACTGTGGCCTCCCAAAGATCTAACACACAAACGAAAATAAGGTAAAACACCAAGAAGATTGTTTAAGGAGGAAGtgtgagaaaaaaattaagaacctgAAGAAGGTGGTGGTTGCAGCAAAACGAAAGAACAGAGTAAGCAGAGAAGCTTAAAACACCATCGGATGGACATGACCATATCGAGCCACATATTGGAACCTACCCCCACAGATATATAATGTTACGTCTCGTCCAAGTAAACTTCGAACATTCATTTTAACGGAGCAAGTAAATAAGAACCCTCACCAAGTAAGCTTTCTGAAACATCTCAGAGTATCCACGACCATTGAGGAACTCTCCTAAGGTTTCACTTCGATCGATGTCAGGGTTAGCCTCGAGCTCTTCGATGTATCTTAAAACGTCTTCTTTAAACTTAACGATCTCTCTGATCATTTGCCAGAAATAAGGGTTTAGAGCGTTCTTCTTCTGAGCAAATAAGCCAGACACACCGTTGCGGCTTCCCCATTCACATCCTTTGCCATTGTCAAGGCTTACTGCGAAAGACATGTCTGAAATCTCCATGTCTACTCCAAGATTCTCGAAGAACTCCATCATGTTTGGATATGTTACCTATCAAATAGAACATATGTATGCTCAACATCAAAAGTTCAAGCAAggaaaatcatatataaacaaACTTTCATATAAAATGTTCAAAGATTCAGATTTGTTAACTTATATTAtagtttcataaaatattgagaTTAATTTTGTCTGATATGAATTATGTGTGTATCATCACTAATCAACTCTAACTTGTTTGTTATCAGATATGGAGAAAATTCCAACGTGAAATTGCTAACAATGGATAAAGGTGTATATAGAAAAAATGAATGGTCACAAGATGATTATGAGCTGTTCTATCGTTTtcatgacattttttttttaaatcacaattGTTTTGTCTTATAAGAACGACAAAAACATCCTATCAATAAAAATCCCTAGTTGGTCTTTATTTGAATACCATGTAGGCCAGACCATGGAAAACAGTTGTATCGTTATAAAAACGTTGGTGAAATATAAATTTCCAGTTAGTAGATTTGGACAGATATGTAAATTAAAAGCACAATAGTAAtggtaaaaaggaaaaaaaaaaggttttagaaaaaattgattatatattaaaaaaattcaaataaacacACAACACTGATATGGTCCATCTTTGGCAGTGGGACACATAAAGCAAATGCCTCCATTATCATCAGTCATTTTTCACGAAAATGGAAAATTccagagatatatatattttttttgaacaaaaaatccAGAGATATATAATACCTTTCTATAGTGATTTATttctataaaacaaatatatttgatcaaaaagaaTTAAGAAATGAGCGAAAGGGAGAGGGATACGTACACGATTGAAGACCATGAATCCAAGGTCCAAGTCAACTCCATCACAACGCACCGTTTTAGCATGACCACCTAATGACTCTTCTTTCTCGTACAAAACGAGTTCTTCGACTCCTTGAGTAGCAAGAACGTAGGCGCTTCCTAATCCACTTATTCCACTTCCTATCACCGCCACtttcatttttcctttttacagaaaaatatattcaatGAAACTTATCAGCCTGCATTGTAGAAAAATAAGTTACATTGACCTGATACAACGGATTAGATTCTCAACGGATATGCGAAGACCAAGTTTTTCATTAAagaaattgcaaaaaaaaaaaagatataaaagaaattataaaattCCCATTTTCTTTTTAAGAATAAGCAGACTCGAatcttttatttaacaaaaaggAGAAATGTATTTCCATTCAAGAAGATGAGTACAATGGCAGACTCGAATTTATTAGTGacccttcttcttctactactaCCATCACATCTAATATTTGCATTAAAGACGACAAACAACAATGGTAGACTCAAATCTATAGTGACCTTTCTTCTTCTATCCTCTCATAACACcaactttttttatttcattccgGAATTTATTCATATATGTACAAGCATATGCATGTGCAGAGACTGACCAATCAATAACTTTGTTTAAAGAAAGAGAAATGTAGTTAGAAATGTtacctcttcttttttttttcaacttggAACACAATGGATTTCGATCTGGAAATGGATATTCAACAGTTCACTGAATGAGTCTAGAGTAGATACGAAGATCTCCGgatttcttggaattgagaaactgaaattgtgtttttgttattttttcacttaaaatgggattaaactgaaaaaaaacaacaacaacagctaGACTAAAAGTGAAGAGAGAATAGAGTGAGATTGAAGAATTTTGGAGTAAGCAAAACTATTGGCTGATTTTGAGGGGAGCACTTGTGCCAAAGAGATAAGCCAGCCACAGTTTGTTTTGTATTCATATGGCAATGGAtcgccatatatatatatatagcccaCAAGTTAAAGCCATGTTTGGCTATTGACTTTCAAACACTCGACGTTTGGTTTATGTAATTAATTATCTCGTTTTCagtattttaattagttttaattaatatattccCTATCTTTTATTCAACGTACTCGGATGCTTCTTGTTTCTTATTTCCAATTGGGCCTGAGAATCTATATACAATCTTGTTTCTGTTCTTACTTTCTTTATTTACCaccattactttttaatgtgATTCAAAATCCTTTTCTTCGTCAACATCACTCTAATCTCATTTGTTAGTTTGAGTCtgattaatgatattttatttggttaaaaagagaaaagacGTTGCATTACAACTACCAATAGTTTTTTTGATCGGTGATGATTAAACATGGACACATTTTATAACATCCAGAGCTACGATATATGTAAAGacttaaaaaaactaatttgaTAACTTATGTTACTGGAGTTGACTTACATTTTCATCACACATCTGTTCAACACTCCAAAGTTAAGCGTGTTTTGGCTGGAATAATGAAATTATGGGTGACCTACCggaaagtgattcgcgatagcgtgcgagtgatGTCAAAATACAGGAAAaggtcatgtggtgattgcatGGTCAGTAAAAAAATCTTTCGAGGTTTGGAAAATTAACGCACCTCTTGTCGGATGGGATGGGGCCAACATGCCGAGTGAGCGGACGTGGAAAGACTATTAGTATGCGGTCGGggcgttacaagtggtatcagagctagaTTAGCCATTCAGTTATGACccgagaggcgtcttgagacaTGTCATGAGGTGCAgcgaggacgttgcgttctttaAGAGGGGGTGAACTGTAACATACGGAAAGACTTAAGATAATTGATTTGAtcacctatgtcaccaaagtgtACTTACTTTTTCCGGTACATATTCGTTTAGAACTCCAAAGTTAAACGTGCTTGAGTTAGAGTAGTGAAATGATGGGTAcgtatcgggaagtgattcgcgatagcatGCGAGTGAGGCTAAagcacaaggaaaggtcatgtGGTGATTACAGGATCAGTAAACAAATCTTTCAGGCCTTGGAAAATAAATGCCGCCCGTTAGCTGGGATGGAACCCACATGCCGAGTGAACAGGCGTGGGAGGTCCATTATCCATAGGCGGCCGGGGCGTTACATATTTATTCGAAACTACAAAACTGAACCGTGCCAAAccgaatttcataaataaccaaacatatattatatttctataataaaaaacataaaatttaactgAAACTAAGCCGAAAACCAAATGGATAcccaattttaaaaataaaaattatatacttaaaaatataacctataTTTAGTTTCTAATAgtaaaatatcataaaagactatttataaaccaaaatactCGAAATAAAAATTACGCAAATATCTTTTTATCCAACATATTTTAAAAGTCCGAATTACTCAATTTTTATCTGAAATACCTGATACTTAACTTGAAAAATCCAAAGTAGCtgatatttttatccaaactgAAACCTAACAGAAAATCTAACATCCAATGATGATATTATATTGGAAATTGCCAAAATACTACAttcataataccacttttcatgtttatattAACCACCTTTACACTTACTTTTAAAGAGggaaaaaacatttataactttggggttaactaatttagacttaggtttagagttaagaggtgcggtaggtttttggaatgtgaaatttaggattctaataaatataaataaatacttaaaaatataaaattagtttccaaataattttcgatttttaaaaagaaataagttcttatttgaaaaagtataattcgaaaacataaaaaaaaaaattattatttttatttaaataagtatttattatatatatatatagagaacacaagtataaatatcttttgcctcttaatgaagaagatatttttgaaaatgtctctttagtgatGGTCAACATGAAAAATGGTACCAACAAAAAAGTAAACTTGAAAATTTCCCATATTATATTCCTTAGAATATTGCCATAGTTCTGAAAcacaaaatcatcaaaataGATAATATCATTCAATTATGTACAAATATATGGCATACTAATAACTAAACACGCATTTCGAGACTAAATTTACAAATTAGCATGTGTAATATTATAtggagtaattttatttttaaataaattaaaattttaaatgtctAAATCTGTCATattcttctttttaaaaaagttacatTTTGTTCCTAAATAATACATGatttttatagtattttattatataatttgatataataataaaagatcCAA comes from the Brassica napus cultivar Da-Ae chromosome A7, Da-Ae, whole genome shotgun sequence genome and includes:
- the LOC106357875 gene encoding uncharacterized protein LOC106357875, whose amino-acid sequence is MKVAVIGSGISGLGSAYVLATQGVEELVLYEKEESLGGHAKTVRCDGVDLDLGFMVFNRVTYPNMMEFFENLGVDMEISDMSFAVSLDNGKGCEWGSRNGVSGLFAQKKNALNPYFWQMIREIVKFKEDVLRYIEELEANPDIDRSETLGEFLNGRGYSEMFQKAYLVPICGSIWSCPSDGVLSFSAYSVLSFCCNHHLLQIFGRPQWLTVAGRSQTYVAKVRAELERLGCKIRTSCDIKSVLTSDDGRVTVTSGDGSEEVFDKCILAMHAPDALRLLGEQVTFDETRVLGAFRYVYSDIYLHHDTDLMPRNQAAWSAWNFLGSTEKKVCVTYWLNILQNLGDDREPFFVTLNPDQTPKKTLLKWTTGHPVPSVAAFTASQELHKIQGKRNIWFCGAYQGYGFHEDGLKAGMAAARGLLGKEAALLNNPRHMVPSLTETGARLFVTRFLGQFISTGCVTILEEGGTMFNFEGKDPTCPLKSVLKIHSPQFYWKVMTQADLGLADAYINGDFSFVDRDSGLLNFMMILIANRDLASPKSNLAKKRGWWTPMFLTAGVASAKYFLKHVSRQNTLTQARRNISRHYDLSNELFGLFLDDTMTYSSAVFKSDDEDLKAAQMRKISLLIDKARVEKHHEVLEIGCGWGTLAIEVVRRTGCRYTGITLSIEQLKYAEEKVKEAGLEDRITFKLCDYRQLSDAHKYDRIISCEMLEAVGHEFMEMFFSRCEAALAENGLMVLQFISIPEERYNEYRLSSDFIKEYIFPGGCLPSLARVTSAMSSSSRLCIEHVENIGIHYYQTLRMWRKNFLDRQKPIMALGFDDKFIRTWEYYFDYCAAGFKTLTLGNYQVVFSRPGNVAAFADSYKGFPSAYYVA